The Agarilytica rhodophyticola genome has a window encoding:
- a CDS encoding LysR family transcriptional regulator — MLSALPLTFVTIVEAGSITKAADTLNLAKSAVSQNLKRLEEQLGVKLAARTTRQLSLTPAGERYYKRCKEMLALSNRASTEMEDFGAAPAGPITITAPHAMMTPIIAPALLKVRKRFPRLIPKVIADDKRLDLIGNGIDIAISVGDLPDSNLKARRVGTLQDTLCLSPGLFNELTNNQEVLEENLQNLPYIAHFREGETTSVELTSKQTGKTLRLSFQPTVKCNTIEALASFAREGLGVALLPDIAIAQDLKKGLLVRLLPEYNLKPLPIYAVHVYEKLPPLSVLEVITAIEEAMTTASLDD, encoded by the coding sequence ATGCTTTCTGCGCTACCTCTTACCTTTGTCACCATTGTCGAAGCAGGCTCTATAACTAAAGCAGCAGATACCTTAAACCTCGCAAAATCGGCTGTTAGCCAAAACCTGAAAAGGCTAGAAGAGCAACTGGGCGTCAAACTCGCAGCTCGCACCACCAGGCAACTCTCGCTCACACCAGCGGGTGAGCGCTATTACAAACGCTGTAAGGAAATGCTCGCACTTTCAAACCGGGCGAGCACGGAAATGGAAGACTTCGGTGCCGCACCCGCCGGGCCAATCACAATTACTGCACCTCACGCCATGATGACGCCGATAATAGCACCAGCATTACTTAAAGTACGCAAGCGTTTTCCTAGACTCATACCAAAGGTTATCGCTGACGATAAGCGGCTTGACCTTATTGGCAATGGAATTGATATTGCAATTTCCGTAGGCGACCTACCCGATAGTAATTTAAAAGCCAGGCGAGTAGGCACATTGCAAGACACACTATGTCTAAGCCCCGGACTTTTTAACGAGCTAACAAACAACCAAGAAGTATTGGAAGAGAATCTACAAAACTTACCTTATATCGCGCATTTTCGTGAAGGAGAAACAACATCAGTAGAACTTACTTCAAAACAGACGGGAAAAACACTTCGACTCAGCTTTCAACCCACAGTTAAATGTAACACCATCGAAGCACTCGCTAGCTTCGCTCGGGAAGGCTTAGGCGTGGCACTATTACCAGATATTGCGATAGCACAAGATTTAAAAAAAGGTCTACTAGTACGCCTACTGCCAGAATACAATCTTAAGCCTCTTCCTATTTACGCCGTACATGTTTATGAAAAACTACCTCCTTTATCTGTATTAGAAGTTATTACAGCAATTGAGGAAGCAATGACTACCGCCAGCCTTGATGATTAA
- a CDS encoding SgcJ/EcaC family oxidoreductase, which yields MKNLITLMTAATLLINAGSTFADKASAKAQQDFDVQTAVAVGSKAWRDAFNAGDAKAAAALYEEDAIMVVKPFGEYKGRKAIQAFWEDIIAKGFDDVIYIKPNTKVMNDTSASISAGWTMNNASGVITNELWVVQPNGKALMREDHFEIAQ from the coding sequence ATGAAAAACTTAATAACACTTATGACTGCAGCTACTTTGCTAATAAATGCAGGCTCTACTTTTGCTGATAAGGCAAGCGCTAAGGCGCAACAGGATTTTGATGTGCAAACAGCTGTGGCTGTTGGTAGCAAGGCTTGGCGAGATGCCTTTAACGCCGGTGATGCTAAAGCGGCGGCCGCACTTTACGAGGAAGATGCGATAATGGTCGTCAAACCATTTGGGGAGTATAAAGGCCGGAAGGCAATTCAAGCTTTCTGGGAAGATATTATTGCAAAGGGCTTTGATGATGTTATTTATATTAAGCCAAACACTAAAGTGATGAATGATACGTCTGCGAGTATTTCAGCTGGCTGGACGATGAATAATGCCAGTGGTGTGATCACTAATGAACTATGGGTTGTTCAGCCTAATGGTAAAGCGCTAATGCGTGAGGATCATTTTGAAATTGCTCAATAA
- a CDS encoding methyl-accepting chemotaxis protein, whose protein sequence is MLLSKVKIKNKLLLLTVIPIIATFFLSFLLLKGFIQEYNDSKKANKIIKIVNILDNIAHQHAVERGLTAGYLGNRNERTKAKVIDQRKKADTTIQALEKLIQNNEFSTLIPQKQLSNFQTFILKKKKIQNQVDNITSYKGAFKYYSDLNKQALDIIAQVVHIIKQPTLRSELNQLISLLWMKEKAGQSRGAINGALAKGSTSVTQYSSIKGYIEAFESRLSLLLLYDDTFSYSDIKNLEARKIFSDVVQHESNFLNNTKDLSKVSGIAPSDWFALATQRIKAIKKIANELADYVSRTSDNMVSKQYTNLIIVIVSVLFVSIVAISLLIFIGIDIVSRTKQCNSILNTSINNFDLTLRIPEKGDDELSFISHGINEYIDWMGKLIASINTVINTLDKQVVIFFDQVKKNKTSLDDQQNQTQQIAAAITQMSASMNQVSDSCKEAAEHSKQSSANIQQTRLSTEKTSSEALKLSQKLTSSQDIIKKLSDDSENIGGILDTIRGIAEQTNLLALNAAIEAARAGEQGRGFAVVADEVRSLAQRTQESTEEIQQMIESLRLSAEKATGTMQQSRAIAENCLDSAKITTEKINETEHLINDTDNLVIQIATATEQQYTASDEVAAAIERINSLCHESFDISQQVENSGNDLNTVAIELRDNIKDFKFS, encoded by the coding sequence ATGCTTTTATCAAAGGTTAAAATAAAGAATAAATTATTATTACTTACAGTAATACCTATAATAGCAACATTTTTTTTAAGTTTTTTGTTACTAAAAGGCTTCATTCAGGAATATAACGACTCAAAGAAAGCCAATAAAATCATTAAAATTGTTAATATATTGGATAATATCGCACATCAACATGCAGTAGAGCGTGGACTCACCGCAGGTTATTTGGGGAACAGAAATGAGAGAACTAAAGCCAAAGTTATAGACCAGAGAAAAAAGGCAGACACAACGATACAAGCGCTGGAAAAATTAATACAAAACAATGAGTTTTCTACACTTATACCCCAAAAACAACTGTCAAATTTTCAAACATTTATTTTAAAAAAGAAAAAGATACAAAACCAAGTTGACAATATCACGTCATACAAAGGTGCATTTAAATACTATTCTGATCTTAATAAACAAGCCTTAGATATTATTGCTCAAGTTGTTCATATCATAAAACAACCCACTTTACGAAGTGAGCTAAACCAGCTAATTTCATTATTATGGATGAAAGAAAAAGCCGGACAAAGCCGCGGTGCCATCAACGGAGCACTGGCTAAAGGCAGTACATCGGTCACTCAGTACTCTTCTATCAAAGGTTATATTGAAGCATTCGAGTCGAGATTAAGCCTTCTTTTACTTTACGACGACACTTTTTCTTATAGTGATATTAAAAATTTAGAAGCAAGGAAAATTTTTTCTGATGTTGTTCAACATGAATCAAACTTTTTAAATAATACTAAAGATTTAAGCAAGGTTTCTGGGATAGCGCCAAGTGATTGGTTTGCACTAGCCACACAAAGAATTAAGGCTATCAAGAAAATTGCTAATGAACTTGCTGATTATGTAAGTCGAACTAGCGATAACATGGTATCCAAACAATATACTAACCTCATTATTGTTATTGTAAGTGTACTATTTGTTAGTATTGTCGCGATTAGCTTATTAATATTTATAGGCATAGATATTGTTAGCAGAACGAAGCAGTGTAATTCGATACTCAATACCAGCATCAATAACTTTGATTTAACACTACGTATACCTGAAAAAGGAGATGATGAACTTTCGTTTATCTCTCATGGAATAAATGAATATATCGATTGGATGGGTAAGCTGATTGCCAGTATTAATACTGTTATCAACACACTTGACAAACAAGTTGTGATATTTTTTGATCAAGTTAAAAAGAATAAAACATCTTTAGACGATCAACAGAACCAGACACAACAAATTGCAGCAGCGATTACACAAATGTCTGCCAGTATGAATCAAGTTTCCGACTCTTGTAAAGAAGCTGCTGAGCATTCCAAACAATCATCAGCGAATATTCAACAGACTCGCTTATCTACAGAAAAAACGTCTAGTGAAGCCCTTAAACTTTCGCAAAAGCTAACCTCATCACAGGATATTATTAAAAAATTATCCGACGATAGCGAAAATATAGGCGGCATCCTCGATACCATCCGGGGTATTGCTGAGCAAACTAATCTGCTCGCATTAAACGCAGCGATTGAAGCGGCTCGAGCCGGCGAGCAAGGCAGAGGTTTTGCAGTAGTAGCAGATGAAGTACGCAGTTTAGCACAACGCACTCAAGAGTCGACCGAAGAGATTCAACAAATGATCGAGTCATTACGCTTAAGTGCAGAAAAGGCAACTGGTACGATGCAGCAAAGTCGAGCTATCGCGGAAAATTGCTTGGATAGCGCTAAAATCACAACAGAGAAAATCAATGAGACTGAACACTTAATCAATGATACCGATAATCTAGTAATACAAATAGCAACAGCTACAGAACAACAATACACAGCTTCTGATGAAGTAGCCGCCGCTATAGAAAGAATTAACAGTTTATGCCATGAGAGTTTCGATATTTCACAACAGGTAGAAAATAGCGGTAATGACCTTAATACGGTTGCTATAGAACTTCGTGATAATATTAAAGACTTCAAATTTAGTTAA
- a CDS encoding acylase, which produces MKYVSSYILSSSATNKQPLWYSFKICSITLLFSTFIACSKLQPEPTDTEFSRLQERANAVEIIRDNYGVPHIYAKTDADAVFGLLYAQAEDDFKRIERNYVWAMGRLAEIEGEEALYSDLRVRLYMTLDQAKIEYQKAPQWLKDLCIAFADGLNFYLKTHPHIKPKLITQFEPWMPMFFFEGSIGGDIEKIPLDGIKAFYGSAQNIPLQASIDSMSEPKGSNGFAISGKLTESGNAMLLINPHTSFYFRGEVHVVSEEGLNAYGAVTWGQFFIYQGFNEHNGWMHTSTYADFKDEFIEDIFTKNGQLYYKYGNESRKVEESTVTLKYRDGNVLKNKEFSMYHTHHGPITHMIDNKWVATKINWEPAKALEQSYIRTKTRNHKEFHKMMDIRTNSSNNTVYADSQGNIAYYHGNFMPRRNAGFNFSKPVDGSNPKTDWQGLHELDEMITLLNPDNGWLQNCNSTPFNAALEFSPKSNDYPTYMAPDAENYRGIHAVSVLAGQDNFTLDKLIALSYDPFLPAFAELIPSLIGAFDKSKNKDKKTSDAIEVLRKWDFKVSEDSVAMSLAHFYGMHYLNKGNTPEGLKFVEKIRYFSNDTTEKERLKFFSEVLIELENDFGKWNIPWGEVNRFQRLNGSIASSFDDTQPSVAVNMASGRWGALAAYGSRRFEGTKKLYGYRGNSFIAVVEFGKKVKAKSLLAGGQSGDPLSPHFNDQIVNYVNTEFKDVAYYREDVEKRATERYTPGDH; this is translated from the coding sequence ATGAAGTACGTTAGTTCTTATATTCTGTCTTCAAGCGCTACAAATAAACAACCATTGTGGTATTCATTTAAAATATGTTCAATTACCCTACTCTTCTCAACATTTATCGCGTGTTCAAAACTGCAACCAGAACCGACAGATACCGAATTTAGCCGCTTACAAGAGCGTGCAAATGCTGTAGAAATTATACGTGATAACTACGGCGTGCCACATATATATGCCAAAACAGATGCTGATGCCGTATTCGGTTTGCTCTATGCACAGGCAGAAGATGACTTTAAACGTATTGAACGCAACTATGTGTGGGCCATGGGGAGGCTTGCCGAAATAGAAGGTGAAGAAGCTTTATATAGCGATTTACGCGTACGGCTATATATGACGCTGGATCAAGCAAAAATTGAGTACCAAAAAGCTCCGCAATGGTTAAAAGATTTATGTATTGCTTTTGCCGACGGTTTAAATTTTTATCTAAAAACTCACCCTCATATAAAACCCAAACTTATCACTCAATTTGAGCCATGGATGCCGATGTTTTTCTTTGAGGGATCAATTGGTGGTGATATTGAAAAAATCCCCTTAGATGGCATTAAAGCTTTTTACGGTAGCGCGCAGAATATACCACTACAAGCCTCAATTGATTCAATGTCAGAACCTAAAGGCTCCAACGGATTTGCTATTTCTGGCAAACTCACTGAGTCTGGCAACGCTATGTTACTAATAAATCCACACACTTCATTTTATTTTCGTGGTGAGGTTCATGTTGTCAGTGAAGAGGGACTAAATGCTTATGGTGCTGTTACTTGGGGACAATTTTTTATCTACCAGGGATTTAATGAACACAATGGCTGGATGCATACCTCTACCTACGCAGATTTTAAAGACGAGTTTATCGAAGATATTTTTACAAAAAACGGGCAGCTTTACTACAAATATGGCAATGAGAGCCGTAAAGTAGAAGAGTCAACTGTAACGTTAAAATACAGAGATGGGAATGTGTTAAAAAACAAAGAATTCTCCATGTATCATACACATCATGGCCCCATTACTCATATGATAGATAACAAATGGGTAGCAACTAAGATCAACTGGGAGCCGGCTAAAGCATTAGAGCAATCTTATATTAGAACAAAAACACGCAACCACAAAGAATTCCATAAGATGATGGACATCCGAACAAACTCATCAAACAATACAGTCTATGCTGACTCGCAAGGTAATATTGCCTATTATCATGGTAATTTTATGCCAAGGCGGAATGCCGGCTTCAATTTCTCCAAACCCGTCGATGGCAGCAATCCAAAAACAGATTGGCAAGGTCTTCATGAACTTGATGAAATGATTACTTTATTAAACCCGGATAATGGCTGGCTACAAAACTGTAATTCGACTCCATTTAACGCTGCACTAGAATTTAGCCCAAAATCTAACGATTATCCCACATACATGGCTCCCGACGCAGAAAACTATAGGGGCATACATGCTGTTAGTGTATTAGCAGGTCAGGATAATTTTACTCTCGACAAGTTAATTGCACTTTCCTACGACCCCTTCTTACCCGCTTTTGCCGAACTTATCCCTAGCCTCATCGGGGCTTTTGATAAATCAAAAAATAAAGACAAAAAAACTTCAGACGCTATTGAAGTATTAAGAAAATGGGACTTTAAGGTATCGGAAGACTCCGTTGCAATGTCACTTGCGCATTTTTATGGAATGCATTACTTAAATAAAGGAAATACTCCTGAAGGCTTGAAGTTTGTTGAGAAAATAAGATATTTCAGTAATGATACCACTGAGAAGGAACGTTTAAAGTTTTTCTCCGAAGTACTCATAGAACTGGAAAACGACTTCGGCAAATGGAATATTCCCTGGGGAGAAGTCAATAGATTTCAACGTTTGAATGGCAGCATTGCTTCAAGTTTCGACGATACGCAACCTAGTGTAGCAGTAAACATGGCATCCGGTCGCTGGGGTGCTTTAGCTGCCTATGGCTCACGCAGGTTTGAAGGAACAAAAAAACTATATGGCTATCGAGGAAATAGTTTTATTGCCGTAGTAGAATTTGGGAAAAAAGTAAAAGCAAAAAGTTTGCTCGCAGGTGGCCAGAGTGGAGATCCCTTATCACCTCATTTTAACGACCAAATAGTGAATTATGTAAACACAGAATTTAAAGATGTTGCTTACTATAGAGAAGATGTTGAAAAACGCGCAACAGAGAGATATACACCTGGAGACCACTAA
- a CDS encoding HD domain-containing protein produces MSIFETVKIPDTKLCKSAFQLVKDCHEPFLFNHVLRTFFFGAFAGQKASCNIDMEMLFLGAVLHDIGLVEDYVEDNRFEIDGANAAAKFLQASGYPDEKIEIVWDAIALHSTMGIPQCKQAEIALVQMGAGIDVGAIPLHIINAKIVDEVIDRYPRENFKKMMTSRVAEVAGRKPETSMHTFAADLAEQHVEGFHRHNFCDVIHNAGFKE; encoded by the coding sequence ATGAGTATTTTTGAGACTGTCAAGATACCAGATACAAAACTATGTAAATCCGCTTTTCAGCTAGTGAAAGATTGCCACGAGCCTTTCCTGTTCAATCATGTATTGAGAACATTCTTCTTTGGAGCTTTTGCCGGGCAGAAAGCCTCATGTAATATTGATATGGAAATGTTATTTCTTGGAGCAGTACTACACGATATTGGCTTGGTAGAAGATTATGTTGAAGATAATCGATTTGAAATAGATGGGGCCAACGCAGCTGCAAAATTTCTTCAAGCTTCTGGCTACCCCGATGAAAAAATTGAGATAGTATGGGATGCCATAGCACTCCATTCGACAATGGGTATTCCTCAGTGTAAACAAGCAGAAATTGCTCTTGTCCAGATGGGTGCAGGTATAGATGTAGGTGCGATACCGCTGCATATCATTAATGCAAAAATTGTAGATGAAGTCATAGACCGCTACCCCAGAGAAAACTTCAAAAAAATGATGACTAGTCGCGTTGCTGAAGTAGCAGGCCGAAAGCCTGAGACTTCAATGCATACCTTCGCTGCAGATTTAGCAGAACAACATGTCGAGGGCTTTCATCGACATAATTTTTGCGATGTTATCCATAACGCTGGATTTAAAGAATAA
- a CDS encoding DUF6616 family protein — translation MSTEHTQLYIELYNYKPAWFELTQEERENYVDIVSKAIAEMETGDVNVIGFGYNDSNTDRRAKYDFFCVYTMPNTEFARAFEEQVKASGWYNYFDQVNISGPQKSYAVALADNAQQLKPEAQ, via the coding sequence ATGAGCACAGAACATACTCAGCTTTATATTGAACTTTACAACTACAAGCCTGCTTGGTTTGAACTTACACAAGAAGAACGGGAAAACTACGTGGACATTGTCAGCAAAGCAATCGCCGAGATGGAAACAGGGGACGTTAATGTTATCGGCTTTGGTTACAACGACTCAAACACAGATCGACGTGCAAAATACGATTTCTTTTGTGTTTACACCATGCCCAACACTGAGTTTGCAAGAGCTTTTGAGGAGCAAGTCAAAGCTTCAGGTTGGTACAATTATTTTGATCAAGTTAATATATCTGGGCCCCAAAAATCCTACGCGGTAGCTCTAGCTGATAATGCACAGCAACTAAAACCCGAAGCTCAATAA
- a CDS encoding glutathione S-transferase family protein, translated as MARIEHPKSPIPRQLKGLHLFHFDSAPCAQRVRFALGEKGLRRGREEKFDDISATAVASDEGHWVSRIVSLPKKQHMTQVYAGIHPNMVVPALVHDGQLYLESMDIIQYIDEAFSGVGPRLLPKNQTQRQSALKRVSQAKVLHRSVRYVSFHWGLGKLAMLNTSKRRELAQLAKEGKDEEQLVDFYNKYSVNNISSNIYQDHLRKLYHAFNDVDRELTDGRKFLISDDISIADAFWSMKVLKLIETGYPIAEHHPTLYQWYQRVCCRPSFQNEVMSHNKGMNRFFRAKSFLQNLCGKGLNSAVSQVVRAA; from the coding sequence ATGGCCAGAATTGAGCACCCCAAAAGCCCCATTCCCCGTCAATTAAAGGGACTACATTTATTCCACTTTGATAGCGCTCCCTGCGCTCAGCGGGTGCGCTTCGCTCTCGGAGAAAAAGGCTTACGTCGTGGTCGTGAAGAGAAGTTTGATGATATATCGGCTACTGCCGTTGCCTCCGATGAAGGACACTGGGTAAGTAGAATTGTGTCATTACCTAAAAAACAACATATGACTCAAGTTTATGCCGGTATTCACCCCAACATGGTGGTTCCGGCCCTGGTTCACGATGGCCAACTCTACCTCGAATCGATGGATATTATTCAATACATTGATGAGGCATTTAGTGGCGTAGGCCCCAGACTATTGCCAAAAAATCAAACACAGAGACAGTCGGCACTTAAAAGGGTCTCGCAGGCCAAAGTTTTACATCGATCAGTACGCTATGTCTCTTTTCACTGGGGACTGGGGAAATTAGCGATGTTAAATACTTCAAAGCGACGTGAACTAGCCCAGCTCGCAAAAGAGGGTAAAGACGAAGAGCAATTAGTCGATTTTTATAATAAATATAGCGTCAACAATATTTCCTCAAACATTTATCAAGATCACCTTAGAAAACTTTATCATGCATTTAATGATGTTGATCGAGAGCTCACTGACGGCAGAAAATTTCTCATCAGTGACGATATCTCAATTGCAGATGCATTCTGGTCAATGAAGGTATTAAAACTTATAGAAACTGGATACCCCATTGCTGAACACCACCCTACTCTTTACCAATGGTATCAGCGAGTATGTTGCAGGCCGTCCTTTCAAAATGAGGTGATGTCCCACAACAAAGGTATGAATCGTTTTTTTCGTGCTAAATCTTTTCTTCAGAATCTATGCGGTAAAGGCTTGAATAGTGCCGTTTCACAAGTAGTACGTGCAGCTTAA
- a CDS encoding TetR/AcrR family transcriptional regulator → MKRTRGRPRKYDEGEALNAAIQVFWQKGYSDTSLDDLAESMKMNRPSIYRAFGDKEAVFKKAMAKFACMMDAAFEQSMQSDEEMGVKLERFCLSALDIYTRARPYTGCMIMSAAVAVAPSHTAIQEDLLGFIHHIDTKLAEQFRLSAEEGKLSVSVSPESRASLAQSLIHSLSLRARAGETREKLHELIKASVKVIVI, encoded by the coding sequence ATGAAAAGAACGCGTGGCAGACCCCGTAAGTATGATGAGGGAGAGGCATTAAATGCAGCGATACAGGTCTTTTGGCAAAAGGGTTATAGCGATACCTCGCTAGATGATTTAGCTGAGTCAATGAAAATGAATCGCCCCAGCATATACCGTGCTTTTGGTGATAAAGAGGCTGTTTTCAAAAAGGCGATGGCTAAGTTTGCTTGCATGATGGATGCAGCCTTCGAGCAAAGCATGCAATCTGACGAAGAGATGGGGGTAAAGCTGGAGCGTTTCTGTCTTAGTGCATTAGATATCTATACTCGTGCTAGGCCGTACACAGGCTGTATGATAATGAGTGCCGCTGTTGCTGTTGCGCCGAGCCATACTGCTATTCAGGAAGATTTACTTGGCTTTATTCATCATATCGATACTAAGTTAGCCGAACAGTTTCGTCTTTCTGCAGAAGAAGGAAAGTTATCGGTGTCTGTCAGTCCTGAGAGCCGTGCAAGTTTGGCGCAGAGTTTGATTCACAGTCTTTCCCTAAGGGCGAGAGCGGGAGAGACAAGAGAAAAATTGCATGAACTCATTAAGGCGAGTGTAAAAGTGATTGTGATTTAA